TAATACGCAATATCGTGCGGGGGCTAGACCCCGAACATGCGGCTGTACGTCTGTCCCACCTCGTTGGCAAGCTCGGCGGGCTCGATGCCCCGCGCCTGCGCCACCACGGCCGCGGTGTGCCCGATCAGCGACGGCTCGTTGCGCGCGCCCCGAAACGGTTCCGGGGTCATGTACGGCGCGTCGGTCTCAATCAGAAGCTGCCCCACCGGGGCGAGCGCGGCGGCCTCGCGCAGGTAGTCGTTGCGCTTGAACGTGACGTTTCCGGCAAACGACAGCACGTACCCGCGCTCGATCGCTTCGCGCGCCACATCGACCGGGGAGGAGAAGCAGTGCAGCATCACCTCGCGCGGGCGTGGGGAATCGGCGAGGATGCGCAGCATGTCCTCGTCGCCCTCGCGGTTGTGGATCATCAGCGACTTGCCGGTGTCCACGGCGAGCTGAATGTGGAAGCGAAACGCCTCCTCCTGCACCTCAAGCGGGGCGGTGCCGTCAGGGTCGTGGGTGATCCAGTAGGCGTCCACTCCCGTCTCGCCGATGGCGACGCAGCGCGGGTCCGCGGCCATCTCGGTCAGGCGGGTGCGCGCGGCGCTATCCAGCTCGTGGGCGCGCGTCGGGTGGATCGCGCACGCCGCGACAACGCTTGGGTGCTCGTGGGCGGCGGCGAGTGCCCTTTCCGCCTCATCCAGTCCGTCGCCGACGGTGCAGATCCGCTCCACGCCGGCCGCCTTGGCCCGCGCAACCAGCTCGGAGAGCGGTTCTTTGATGGAGGCGAGGTGCGTGTGGGCGTCGACAAGCCCGGCGATCGGCTCCGCGGGGACCGGCGTCGGGCGCTTCTTTTTACTCATACGATAGAGACTATGGCATTCGCAGACATCGACGCTTCGACCCGCTCCCAGATCGAGACCGACCTGCTCGAGGCCGCCGCGCGCGGCATCACCGGCGACGCAACGGCCATCGCGGAGTCCTTCGAGGCGGTGATCACGGAGTACCTCGCCTCCGACCCCGACCTGAAGCGCTCCTTCCCGCGCGGGGAGACCGCCCGCATCTACGGCACGGCGCTTGGCGACGCCCTCGTGCGCGAGCACGGCTTTTCCTGGAAGCTGCTTCACGACGACTACGGCACCGACCTCGTCGTCATGCAAACCCCGGAGCGCTACACCGCCCCCATCGTCGTGGTCGACTCGCGATTCGAGGATGACGAGCCCGGCAAGCTCACCGCATTCATTAAGCAGTTTCTCTAGCGGAGTTCACGGGTATCGTCGGGGGTATGAACCAGATCACGCTGCCGGCCCACACCGCGCTCGTCGCCCACGACACTGTCGGCCCCGACGCGCTCCGCGAGTTCTTCGACCACTACTACCCGCTGCTCCACGAATTCACCGAATCCGTCGGGGTGCTGCCCCAGGCCGCGCGTGCCTACTACTTCAGCCCACCCGGCGAGGCGTTCGATATCGCGGCCGGGTTCGTCATCGCCGACGAGGATCTCGACCTCATCGCCCCGCTTATCGACGACATCGGCGACGGCCACGTCTCCTTGAAGCGCTTCGAAGAGATCGAGGCCGTAGTAAAGCGCGTCACCTGTGCGTACAGCGATCTCGGGGCGCAGTGGGACGAGTTCGCCGCGGCCACGGAGGCGGACGGCCACGCCGTGGACAGACTGCTCATCGAGGAGTACGTCACCATGGGCGACGACCAGGACGCGCCGGTGACGGACCTGTTTATCCCGCTAACTCGTCCTCAATAAAGACGCGCCGGGAGGCGGCGAGCCCAGCCCGCCGAGAACAAGCGAGAGCAACGCCGACGAGCAGCGGCCCGGCGGCCGCGAGGATGTAGCCGACGGGCTGCACAAACCCAGACAGCCGCGCGGTGACGATCACCGTGCGGGTGCGCGCCGGGATCAGTGCCAGCGCCAGCGGGAAGCACCAGCCGCCGAGGCCGGAGGTGCGCAGCAGAAGATCGGCGCGGTGGTGGGTGCGAACACCACGCCCAGGTACCCGGCGGCGCAGAAACCGACACGGTGGCCGAGTAGATGGTGGTCAGCGCGACGATGTGCGCGCCGCCGTACTTGTTGATCCATGCCGGCAGGATCACGTTGACCAGCGCGATGCCGCCCGCCACGGAGATCGTAGCCAGGATAAACAGAGAAATCATCGGAGCGAACGGGCGCAGCGCGAGGCCCGCGGCCGTTGCGATGGCGGCCGCGAGCAGCGTCGGCGTCAACCCGACCCGGCGCGCCAGCGGCACCGCGCTGAGCCCGAAGACGCAAAACAGTGCCCCGGGCATCGCGGTGATCACCCCGCCGATGGAGGCGGGGGCGTTGTAGTGCGCTAGGACGTCGTCAAGCACGGCGCCTACCGACGCCATACCGGCGCGCAGGTTAATCGCGGCGATGGCCACCGCGACGAACAGCAACGCGGGGCGCATTACTGGACGGGCGCCCACGCGGGTCCGGTTTCGCCGAGTTCGGGATCCAGCTTGGCAATCAGCGGCTGCGGCTTGCTCAGTGCCGTGCCCGGGGTGACGTCAACGCGAGCCCACACGGCCTTCTGCTTGGTGTAGTCGCCGGTGATGGTCATGTAGGTCTGGCCCTTGTCGGGCAGGCCGGCCCCGACGAGCTCGACATCGGCGTCGTCGGTGACCTCCTCGATCACCGGGCTCACCGCCCACCGCCCGTCGCGACCCAGCGTCTCGTGCACGCGCTGCGCGGTGTGCGGGATAAAGGGGGTGAGCATGGCGTTGCAGTCGGAGACGACCTGCAGCGCGGTCCACAGCACCGTGGCCAAGCGGTCGCGCTGCGCCGGGTCCTTCGCCAGCTTCCACGGTTCGTTCTCCGCGATGTAGGCGTTGGCCTCTCCGACGACGTGCATGACCTTGGTAATCGCGTTCTTGAACTTCGCCTCTCCCAAGTCCGCGCCGGCCTCGACGAAGGTGCGCTCGGCCAGGTCCAGGATGCGCTGGTCAGATTCCTCCAGCACGCCAGGCGCGGGCACCTCGCCGAAGTTCTTGTGGGCCATGGACACCGTGCGGTTAACCAGGTTGCCCCACCCGTTGGCCAGCTCGTTGTTCACCCGGCGCACGAACTCGTCCCAGGTGAAGTCCGTGTCGTTGTTTTCTGGGCCGGCGACCGCGATGAAGTAGCGCAGCGGGTCCGGTCCAAACTCGGCGAGGAAGTCCTTGACGTAGATCACCACGCCCTTCGACGAGGAGAACTTCGAGCCGGACATGGTGAGAAACTCCGAGGACACGACCTCGGTGGGCAGGTTGAGCTCCCCGAGCACACCCGGGCTGCCGCCGGTCGCGCCCTTGCCCGCGTAGCCGAGCAGCTCCGCCGGCCAGATCTGCGAGTGGAAGGTGATGTTGTCCTTGCCCATGAAGTAGTAGCCCTCGGTGGCGGGGTCCTGCCAAAACGCCTTCCACGCATCCGGGTCGCCCGAGCGCGCCGCCCACTCGATCGAGGCGGAGAGGTAGCCCACCACCGCGTCGAACCACACGTAGAGCTTCTTCGAGGGGTTGTCCTGCCAGCCCTCGACCGGGATCGGGATGCCCCAGTCAATGTCGCGGGTCATCGCACGCGGGCGCATGTCCTCGAGTAGGTTCAGGGAGAACTTCAGCACGTTGGGGCGCCAGTCTTCGCGGGTCCCAAGCCACGTCTTCAGGGCGTCGTGAAGCGAGGGCAAATCGAGCATGAAGTGCTCGGTGTCGACGAACTCCGGGGTCTCCCCGTTGATCTTGGACACCGGGTTGATCAGGTCGGCCGGATCGAGCTGGTTGCCGCAGGTGTCGCACTGGTCGCCGCGCGCGTCGGTCGCGCCGCAGATCGGGCAGGTGCCCTCAATGTAGCGATCCGGCAGGGTGCGACCCGTTGACGGGGAAATCGCGCCCCGGGTGGTCTCCTTGACCATGTAACCGTTGGCGTAGAGCCCCTTGAACAGCTCCTGCACCACGGCGTAGTGGTTACGAGTGGTGGTGCGGGTGAACAAGTCGTAGGACAGGCCCAGGCCCGCGAGGTCCTCGACGATCTGCGCGTTGTAGCGATCCGCGAGCTCCTTGACAGTCACGCCCTCCTTGTCCGCCTGGACCAGAAGCGGGGTGCCGTGCTCATCGGTGCCGGAGACCATGAGCACATTGCGGCCCGTCATGCGCTGGTAGCGCGCAAAAACATCGGAGGGAACCCCGAAACCGGCGACGTGGCCGATGTGGCGGGGGCCGTTGGCATAGGGCCAGGCAACGCAAACGAGGACGTTGTCGTGAGAAGTCATGGCCTCAACCTTACTGCCGGCCCGGGGTGATGATTCACTTTACCTGCCGTTTGCGGGCTTCTAGCTGGAGCTGCTCGCGGTGGCGGCGGCGCTCCACCGCGAGCTGCCGGGCGAAGCGCTCCTGTTCCTTGGCATCGAGGTAGATCGGGTCATTGGAGACATCTTTAACAATCGCGAACATCAGCGCGACGAGGATGAACAAGAACGGTGTCGCCGCGACGATGGTGACCGACTGCAAGGAGTTGAGCGCGTCGCTGCCACCGTTGACCAGCAGCATCAGACCGACACCCGCGGTTCCGAGGCCGAAGACCGCGGCGAGCCATGATTTGGCATTAATGCGCCCATTCTGCGCCATCGACGCCATCACTGTGGAGGCCGAGTCGGCGGAGGTGATGAAGAACGTCCCGAGCAAAATCACGGCGAAGATGCCCATGAAGAATCCGCCGGGCAGGCTGTGCAAAAGGCTAAAGAGCTGGTCTTCGGGGTCCCCGGAGCCGTAGATCGAGTTACCCTCCTGCTCGAGTTTGATGGCGTAGCCGCCGAAGATGGTAAACCAGATTGTCGACAGCATCGAAGGCACGAGCAATACGCCGAGGCAGAACTCGCGGATCGTGCGCCCACGCGAGATGCGCGCCAGGAACATGCCGACGAAGGGCGACCATGAGATCCACCACGCCCAGTAGAAGATGGTCCAGCCAGAGAGAAACGCCCCCGCCTCGCCGTCGGCGCTTTCCGCGGTGCGGGCCGCCATGGAGAAGAATTGGTTCACGTAGGAACCAATCGCGGTGGGCAGCATGTTCAGCATGCTGACCGTTGGCCCGACAACGAAGACGAAGACTGCCAAGAGCGCAGCGATGATCATGTTGAAGTTAGACAACAGCCGGATTCCGCGCGAGACGCCGGAGACTGCGGAG
Above is a window of Corynebacterium sanguinis DNA encoding:
- a CDS encoding TatD family hydrolase encodes the protein MSKKKRPTPVPAEPIAGLVDAHTHLASIKEPLSELVARAKAAGVERICTVGDGLDEAERALAAAHEHPSVVAACAIHPTRAHELDSAARTRLTEMAADPRCVAIGETGVDAYWITHDPDGTAPLEVQEEAFRFHIQLAVDTGKSLMIHNREGDEDMLRILADSPRPREVMLHCFSSPVDVAREAIERGYVLSFAGNVTFKRNDYLREAAALAPVGQLLIETDAPYMTPEPFRGARNEPSLIGHTAAVVAQARGIEPAELANEVGQTYSRMFGV
- a CDS encoding DUF3806 domain-containing protein, with translation MAFADIDASTRSQIETDLLEAAARGITGDATAIAESFEAVITEYLASDPDLKRSFPRGETARIYGTALGDALVREHGFSWKLLHDDYGTDLVVMQTPERYTAPIVVVDSRFEDDEPGKLTAFIKQFL
- the metG gene encoding methionine--tRNA ligase, producing MTSHDNVLVCVAWPYANGPRHIGHVAGFGVPSDVFARYQRMTGRNVLMVSGTDEHGTPLLVQADKEGVTVKELADRYNAQIVEDLAGLGLSYDLFTRTTTRNHYAVVQELFKGLYANGYMVKETTRGAISPSTGRTLPDRYIEGTCPICGATDARGDQCDTCGNQLDPADLINPVSKINGETPEFVDTEHFMLDLPSLHDALKTWLGTREDWRPNVLKFSLNLLEDMRPRAMTRDIDWGIPIPVEGWQDNPSKKLYVWFDAVVGYLSASIEWAARSGDPDAWKAFWQDPATEGYYFMGKDNITFHSQIWPAELLGYAGKGATGGSPGVLGELNLPTEVVSSEFLTMSGSKFSSSKGVVIYVKDFLAEFGPDPLRYFIAVAGPENNDTDFTWDEFVRRVNNELANGWGNLVNRTVSMAHKNFGEVPAPGVLEESDQRILDLAERTFVEAGADLGEAKFKNAITKVMHVVGEANAYIAENEPWKLAKDPAQRDRLATVLWTALQVVSDCNAMLTPFIPHTAQRVHETLGRDGRWAVSPVIEEVTDDADVELVGAGLPDKGQTYMTITGDYTKQKAVWARVDVTPGTALSKPQPLIAKLDPELGETGPAWAPVQ
- a CDS encoding BCCT family transporter — translated: MSDKDLEADSAPSATSELAALIDAEHRGESLSAAQDDTVRSEADDDNAPITWAVVIPIVVVVAGIVAWGLIGPNSFAAFANESFSWVISNLGWAFVLFGTIFVGFVLVIAFSKFGSIRLGRPGEQPEFSTASWISMMFAAGMGIGLMFYGASEPLSMYRDGVPGRPANEVGTSMAQTMFHWTLHPWALYAVIGLAIAYSTFRLGRKQLLSSAFVPMIGQKGAEGFVGKIIDALAIFATIFGTACSLGLGALQITSGLRASGFVESPSTQLTIGIISVLTLAFLISAVSGVSRGIRLLSNFNMIIAALLAVFVFVVGPTVSMLNMLPTAIGSYVNQFFSMAARTAESADGEAGAFLSGWTIFYWAWWISWSPFVGMFLARISRGRTIREFCLGVLLVPSMLSTIWFTIFGGYAIKLEQEGNSIYGSGDPEDQLFSLLHSLPGGFFMGIFAVILLGTFFITSADSASTVMASMAQNGRINAKSWLAAVFGLGTAGVGLMLLVNGGSDALNSLQSVTIVAATPFLFILVALMFAIVKDVSNDPIYLDAKEQERFARQLAVERRRHREQLQLEARKRQVK